The following coding sequences are from one Panicum hallii strain FIL2 chromosome 5, PHallii_v3.1, whole genome shotgun sequence window:
- the LOC112893799 gene encoding gibberellin 2-beta-dioxygenase 6 isoform X2, with protein MASSSSTAAAATATAMSRTASGGSALPGPPPPTPSNHHAGPSSAAAGGTDAALSAFLHRLLLSSPAPQLRSPLAARSRASPSLPPLVSLEAPDHRAFRDAADVGYFHLTGHGLPSELPSSALAQLSQIDASSRRESNLRALGFSEEEEEEEQDPDGAADDHAVVFDACEGDMDALPAAAEYARRMRDVGMRVVALLSGYPDAGFREEPFAEGRRKARCLVWASKVSTGDTAPPAAGKAKAYPYVVGLHCQWEASGKEAAPASWVMNDGGEWVAVGARDGALLVTIGDIAQVWSNGKLKKVRGMARPTSAPMDTQHDETDRLSLTVLITLSLDNIISPLVPLSNAAGEGEDDRDDEAYGAGADGDGWRFHSFLLEDYAWRVYHQRLQFKDPLVRYRI; from the exons atggcctcctcctcctccaccgccgccgccgccacagccACCGCCATGTCTAGGACCGCCTCCGGAGGGAGCGCGCTTCCGGGCCCTCCGCCGCCAACGCCGTCGAACCACCACGCGGGGCCGTCCTCCGCGGCCGCTGGGGGCACGGACGCCGCGCTCTCTGCTTTCCTGCACCGCCTGCTCCTCTCCTCCCCGGCTCCGCAGCTCCGgtcgccgctcgccgctcggtCGCGGGCGTCGCCCTCGCTCCCGCCTCTCGTCTCGCTCGAGGCCCCCGACCACCGCGCCTTCCGCGACGCCGCCGACGTGGGCTACTTCCACCTCACCGGCCACGGCCTCCCTTCCGAGCTACCGTCCTCCGCGCTCGCCCAGCTCTCCCAAATCGACGCGTCCTCGCGACGGGAGTCGAATCTTCGCGCGCTCGGATtctccgaggaggaggaagaggaggagcaggacccgGACGGCGCCGCCGATGACCACGCCGTGGTGTTCGACGCCTGCGAGGGGGACATGGACGCGCTCCCGGCTGCGGCGGAGTACGCGCGGCGGATGAGGGACGTGGGCATGCGGGTGGTGGCGCTGCTGTCCGGGTACCCTGACGCGGGATTCCGGGAGGAGCCGTtcgcggaggggaggaggaaggcGAGGTGCCTCGTGTGGGCTTCCAAGGTTTCCACCGGCGATACTGCTCCTCCGGCCGCAGGGAAGGCGAAGGCGTACCCGTACGTCGTGGGCCTTCACTGCCAATGGGAGGCGTCCGGGAAGGAAGCGGCACCGGCGAGCTGGGTGATGAACGACGGCGGCGAGTGGGTGGCAGTTGGCGCCCGCGACGGCGCGCTCCTTGTCACCATCGGCGACATTGCTCAG GTGTGGAGCAATGGCAAGTTGAAGAAAGTGAGAGGGATGGCTCGCCCCACCTCCGCACCCATGGACACGCAGCATGACGAGACTGACCGCTTGTCGCTGACGGTCCTCATCACTCTGTCTCTGGACAACATCATCTCGCCCTTGGTCCCGCTCTCCAATGCCGCCGGAGAAGGCGAAGACGACCGCGACGACGAGGCATATGGTGCCGGAGCCGACGGAGATGGATGGAGGTTTCACTCTTTCCTGCTGGAGGACTATGCGTGGAGGGTGTATCACCAGCGGCTTCAGTTCAAGGATCCATTGGTCCGGTACCGGATATGA
- the LOC112893799 gene encoding uncharacterized protein LOC112893799 isoform X1, giving the protein MASSSSTAAAATATAMSRTASGGSALPGPPPPTPSNHHAGPSSAAAGGTDAALSAFLHRLLLSSPAPQLRSPLAARSRASPSLPPLVSLEAPDHRAFRDAADVGYFHLTGHGLPSELPSSALAQLSQIDASSRRESNLRALGFSEEEEEEEQDPDGAADDHAVVFDACEGDMDALPAAAEYARRMRDVGMRVVALLSGYPDAGFREEPFAEGRRKARCLVWASKVSTGDTAPPAAGKAKAYPYVVGLHCQWEASGKEAAPASWVMNDGGEWVAVGARDGALLVTIGDIAQAAVALIFCCHDSFWLACQVWSNGKLKKVRGMARPTSAPMDTQHDETDRLSLTVLITLSLDNIISPLVPLSNAAGEGEDDRDDEAYGAGADGDGWRFHSFLLEDYAWRVYHQRLQFKDPLVRYRI; this is encoded by the exons atggcctcctcctcctccaccgccgccgccgccacagccACCGCCATGTCTAGGACCGCCTCCGGAGGGAGCGCGCTTCCGGGCCCTCCGCCGCCAACGCCGTCGAACCACCACGCGGGGCCGTCCTCCGCGGCCGCTGGGGGCACGGACGCCGCGCTCTCTGCTTTCCTGCACCGCCTGCTCCTCTCCTCCCCGGCTCCGCAGCTCCGgtcgccgctcgccgctcggtCGCGGGCGTCGCCCTCGCTCCCGCCTCTCGTCTCGCTCGAGGCCCCCGACCACCGCGCCTTCCGCGACGCCGCCGACGTGGGCTACTTCCACCTCACCGGCCACGGCCTCCCTTCCGAGCTACCGTCCTCCGCGCTCGCCCAGCTCTCCCAAATCGACGCGTCCTCGCGACGGGAGTCGAATCTTCGCGCGCTCGGATtctccgaggaggaggaagaggaggagcaggacccgGACGGCGCCGCCGATGACCACGCCGTGGTGTTCGACGCCTGCGAGGGGGACATGGACGCGCTCCCGGCTGCGGCGGAGTACGCGCGGCGGATGAGGGACGTGGGCATGCGGGTGGTGGCGCTGCTGTCCGGGTACCCTGACGCGGGATTCCGGGAGGAGCCGTtcgcggaggggaggaggaaggcGAGGTGCCTCGTGTGGGCTTCCAAGGTTTCCACCGGCGATACTGCTCCTCCGGCCGCAGGGAAGGCGAAGGCGTACCCGTACGTCGTGGGCCTTCACTGCCAATGGGAGGCGTCCGGGAAGGAAGCGGCACCGGCGAGCTGGGTGATGAACGACGGCGGCGAGTGGGTGGCAGTTGGCGCCCGCGACGGCGCGCTCCTTGTCACCATCGGCGACATTGCTCAG GCAGCAGTAGCACTCATCTTTTGTTGCCATGATTCCTTTTGGCTCGCGTGCCAGGTGTGGAGCAATGGCAAGTTGAAGAAAGTGAGAGGGATGGCTCGCCCCACCTCCGCACCCATGGACACGCAGCATGACGAGACTGACCGCTTGTCGCTGACGGTCCTCATCACTCTGTCTCTGGACAACATCATCTCGCCCTTGGTCCCGCTCTCCAATGCCGCCGGAGAAGGCGAAGACGACCGCGACGACGAGGCATATGGTGCCGGAGCCGACGGAGATGGATGGAGGTTTCACTCTTTCCTGCTGGAGGACTATGCGTGGAGGGTGTATCACCAGCGGCTTCAGTTCAAGGATCCATTGGTCCGGTACCGGATATGA